Proteins encoded in a region of the Quercus lobata isolate SW786 chromosome 8, ValleyOak3.0 Primary Assembly, whole genome shotgun sequence genome:
- the LOC115956357 gene encoding F-box/LRR-repeat protein At3g58900-like has translation MADSAANQSVSKRKRMKLSPDKDTAVGSTDRISNLPNSLLCHILCFLPTNEAIVTSILSSRWKPLWTLVPKIDLHDTSIRGHSVSPLRILYSVLAQHTTPILSNFTLSWHSPCDSSHFDKWIDTAISRNLRQFDLHIESRQVFELPHAVFHCKTLVSLELSGEIELDPPPSFQLPSLKILGLYEICYTSHNSFSGLCSASACPSLEDLEVVKDDNYIVTNFKINVPTLKRLHIEVVSCFNELPDFKLEIYAPVLEYFHFFGDLRSIIFLEKLANLVEARINVSADNDWIRVQGQLNL, from the coding sequence ATGGCCGATTCAGCTGCTAATCAATCGGTGTCAAAACGCAAGAGAATGAAACTCTCTCCGGACAAAGACACAGCGGTTGGCAGTACTGACAGAATCAGCAATCTACCGAACTCTCTTCTTTGCCACATCCTTTGTTTTCTTCCTACCAACGAAGCCATCGTCACAAGCATTTTATCGAGCAGGTGGAAGCCACTTTGGACTCTCGTCCCAAAAATCGATCTCCACGATACATCCATCAGAGGCCACAGTGTTTCGCCTCTACGCATACTCTACAGTGTTTTAGCTCAACACACGACACCCATCCTCTCAAATTTCACCCTCTCATGGCATTCTCCTTGTGACTCTTCCCATTTTGACAAATGGATCGACACCGCCATATCGCGTAATCTCCGGCAATTCGATCTCCATATTGAGAGTAGACAAGTTTTCGAGCTGCCCCATGCCGTTTTTCATTGCAAAACATTAGTGTCTCTGGAATTAAGCGGCGAAATCGAGCTCGATCCTCCTCCTTCCTTTCAACTCCCAAGCTTAAAGATTCTGGGTCTGTACGAAATATGTTATACATCCCACAACTCTTTCTCGGGCCTCTGCTCTGCCTCTGCCTGCCCGAGCCTCGAAGATTTGGAAGTAGTGAAAGATGATAATTACATTGtaactaattttaaaataaacgTACCTACTCTGAAACGTTTACATATCGAGGTTGTGTCATGTTTCAATGAACTCCCTGACTTCAAACTTGAGATATATGCCCCAGTTCTCGAGTACTTCCATTTTTTTGGCGATTTGCGCAGCATCATTTTCCTTGAAAAACTAGCCAATTTAGTTGAAGCACGTATCAATGTTTCTGCAGATAACGATTGGATTCGTGTGCAGGGCCAGCTGAACCTATAG